The genome window AGCAGACGGTTGCCCGGTGACGACATTCACTGCGGGTGCTGCTCTCTCGTCCAGCGGGTAGGCATGAAGATGCATGTCGATGATGGGTGGTCTGGCGCTGTCAGCACCCGTCTGGGCCGCTGCGGCGGTCAGGCAAAGCGCAGCGGTCGCAAGACAGAATACCAGTGCGGTCTGCTTTTGCACGACATCCTCCTTTGAACTCGCTCATTGCCCGCCGAACGCGACGCACCAGCAGCGGGGGGCGCCAGCTCGGCGCTGCCCGCTTCCCCCGAGCAGTCCGCGCCCGCCGACTGCTGCATGCGCTTGTTGCACCTCATCCATGTGTGACCCTCGCCTCGCGTAGCCAGTGACTCTGCTCATCATCAACGGCTCCGTGGGCGTACCGGTGCCGGGAGAGCCGGCCTCCTCGAGGGCTTCAAGGGTGTCCATTCCCTCGACCACCTGGCCGAATACGGTATGCCTACCATCCAGGTAACGGAGAGGAACGAAAGTGATGAAGAACTGGCTCCCATTCGTGTTGGGCCCGTGATTTGCCATCGACAGGCGTCCCCGCCTATCGTGAGTGAGGACTTCGTTGAACTCGTCATCGAACTCGTATCCGGGACCGCCAGTTCCGTTTCCGGAGGGATCCCCTCCCTGAGCCAAGAAACTGGGGATCACGCGATGAAAGGTCAACCCGTCATAGAAGCCCAGTCTGGCGAGGTAGAGGAAGTTCGTCACGGCCATCGGTGTGACATCAGGCATCAGCCGAATCAGAATCGGCCCCTTGCTGGTGTACATCTGGACATAGTAGTCGTGGGACAGGTTGAAGGCCACGAGATGCGGTTTGGGCAGATGCATCCTCCAGTCAGGGTCGTCCTTGTCAATCTGGGCAGCGGCAATCATGCGATCGATCTGCCTGATTGCAGCATCGGAACCGTATGGGTTGGTGACTCCGTCGGAACAACCCGCAGCGGGCAGAAGCAGGCATAGGAGGACGATGCCCACACTCAGAAGACTGTTCGAGTTGAGCACCATGCCCTCCGTGAGGCGTAACGATGCGGCTCACCCGCGGCCGCACGCGATCTTCCGGCGGCCGTCGCGTGCAGCCGCGTGTTATGCCGCCGGTAGCACGCCAAGTTGTCGCAGCATTCCAAGTGAGTCCATCTGTTCCCACTCCTCGGCAACTCTGCCCTCGGAGACCCGATACATGTTCATTCCGCTCACGTGGACGCGACGGCCAGTCGGAGGGATGCCGTGGAAGGGCCCACCATGCGTGACGGTCCCGCGCCAGCGAACAGCGACCAGTTCGGCTTGAG of Phycisphaerae bacterium contains these proteins:
- a CDS encoding peptidylprolyl isomerase; the encoded protein is MIAAAQIDKDDPDWRMHLPKPHLVAFNLSHDYYVQMYTSKGPILIRLMPDVTPMAVTNFLYLARLGFYDGLTFHRVIPSFLAQGGDPSGNGTGGPGYEFDDEFNEVLTHDRRGRLSMANHGPNTNGSQFFITFVPLRYLDGRHTVFGQVVEGMDTLEALEEAGSPGTGTPTEPLMMSRVTGYARRGSHMDEVQQAHAAVGGRGLLGGSGQRRAGAPRCWCVAFGGQ